In Papaver somniferum cultivar HN1 unplaced genomic scaffold, ASM357369v1 unplaced-scaffold_135, whole genome shotgun sequence, one DNA window encodes the following:
- the LOC113334230 gene encoding uncharacterized protein LOC113334230 isoform X3 — MGQPEQTTETSQGVNVDKNETPAADDNEQKSPEPNMGQPEQTMEMAEWDIMYVHENEQKSPEPNIGQPKQTMEIAEGVIVEKNGPPAAGVDESNIATTPETAGFVTQQGPRETGPTAPKKDTSVCPPEENASTGEVWTGDSFKPPFRYSLP, encoded by the exons ATGGGTCAACCAGAACAGACTACGGAGACGTCACAGGGGGTTAATGTTGACAAAAATGAGACACCTGCTGCTG ATGACAATGAACAGAAGTCACCGGAGCCTAATATGGGTCAACCAGAACAGACAATGGAGATGGCAGAGTGGGATATTATGTATGTACATGAGAATGAACAGAAGTCGCCGGAGCCTAATATAGGTCAACCAAAACAGACAATGGAGATAGCAGAGGGGGTCATTGTTGAAAAGAATGGTCCGCCTGCTGCTG GGGTGGATGAATCAAACATAGCAACCACACCAGAGACTGCAGGCTTTGTAACCCAACAGGGTCCTAGAGAAACAG GGCCAACGGCGCCGAAGAAGGATACTTCGGTCTGTCCCCCCGAGGAAAATGCATCTACCGGTGAAGTCTGGACTGGGGACTCGTTTAAACCTCCGTTCAGATACAGCCTTCCATAA
- the LOC113334230 gene encoding uncharacterized protein LOC113334230 isoform X4, which yields MSSTPSSKDISSIQTDAGIQDRVCIQENTSIPIGQPQDQGDQLADDNDLSTETTLVEKMQMFKNLALRPNAKEKRVKWVDESNIATTPETAGFVTQQGPRETGPTAPKKDTSVCPPEENASTGEVWTGDSFKPPFRYSLP from the exons ATGTCCAGTACGCCCTCAAGCAAAGACATATCAAGCATACAAACAGATGCCGGGATTCAGGATAGGGTGTGCATTCAGGAAAACACATCCATACCCATTGGACAACCCCAAGACCAAGGAGATCAACTCGCCGATGATAACGACCTCAGTACTGAGACTACTTTGGTTGAAAAAATGCAGATGTTTAAGAATCTAGCACTTAGACCAAATGCCAAGGAAAAGAGGGTCAAAT GGGTGGATGAATCAAACATAGCAACCACACCAGAGACTGCAGGCTTTGTAACCCAACAGGGTCCTAGAGAAACAG GGCCAACGGCGCCGAAGAAGGATACTTCGGTCTGTCCCCCCGAGGAAAATGCATCTACCGGTGAAGTCTGGACTGGGGACTCGTTTAAACCTCCGTTCAGATACAGCCTTCCATAA
- the LOC113334230 gene encoding uncharacterized protein LOC113334230 isoform X2 → MSSTPSSKDISSIQTDAGIQDRVCIQENTSIPIGQPQDQGDQLADDNDLSTETTLVEKMQMFKNLALRPNAKEKRVKWVDESNIATTPETAGFVTQQGPRETGGKDKAVDQKIKEQLDKIRASYATDEQKVELEKKKSVESRKGGKAPLQA, encoded by the exons ATGTCCAGTACGCCCTCAAGCAAAGACATATCAAGCATACAAACAGATGCCGGGATTCAGGATAGGGTGTGCATTCAGGAAAACACATCCATACCCATTGGACAACCCCAAGACCAAGGAGATCAACTCGCCGATGATAACGACCTCAGTACTGAGACTACTTTGGTTGAAAAAATGCAGATGTTTAAGAATCTAGCACTTAGACCAAATGCCAAGGAAAAGAGGGTCAAAT GGGTGGATGAATCAAACATAGCAACCACACCAGAGACTGCAGGCTTTGTAACCCAACAGGGTCCTAGAGAAACAG GTGGCAAAGACAAGGCTGTGGACCAAAAAATTAAAGAGCAACTGGACAAAATACGGGCCTCGTATGCTACGGATGAGCAGAAGGTggaactggaaaaaaaaaaaagcgtaGAATCAAGGAAAGGGGGAAAAGCACCTCTACAG GCATAG
- the LOC113334230 gene encoding uncharacterized protein LOC113334230 isoform X1 has translation MGQPEQTTETSQGVNVDKNETPAADDNEQKSPEPNMGQPEQTMEMAEWDIMYVHENEQKSPEPNIGQPKQTMEIAEGVIVEKNGPPAAGVDESNIATTPETAGFVTQQGPRETGGKDKAVDQKIKEQLDKIRASYATDEQKVELEKKKSVESRKGGKAPLQA, from the exons ATGGGTCAACCAGAACAGACTACGGAGACGTCACAGGGGGTTAATGTTGACAAAAATGAGACACCTGCTGCTG ATGACAATGAACAGAAGTCACCGGAGCCTAATATGGGTCAACCAGAACAGACAATGGAGATGGCAGAGTGGGATATTATGTATGTACATGAGAATGAACAGAAGTCGCCGGAGCCTAATATAGGTCAACCAAAACAGACAATGGAGATAGCAGAGGGGGTCATTGTTGAAAAGAATGGTCCGCCTGCTGCTG GGGTGGATGAATCAAACATAGCAACCACACCAGAGACTGCAGGCTTTGTAACCCAACAGGGTCCTAGAGAAACAG GTGGCAAAGACAAGGCTGTGGACCAAAAAATTAAAGAGCAACTGGACAAAATACGGGCCTCGTATGCTACGGATGAGCAGAAGGTggaactggaaaaaaaaaaaagcgtaGAATCAAGGAAAGGGGGAAAAGCACCTCTACAG GCATAG